A segment of the Rhizobium bangladeshense genome:
ATGGCAGAGAATGAAATCCGGGACATCTTCGTCATTGGCTTGAGAAATGCGCACGCGATGGAAAACCAGGCGTTGAGCATCATGAAGCCGCAGCTGAAGCGGATCGAGAACTATCCTGAAGTCGCCGAAAAGCTCGATCGGCATATCCGCGAAACCGACGGGCAGATCGTCCGCCTTGAGGAAATTCTCGACGGATTGAACGAGGACAAGTCGACGCTCAAGGACCTGGCGCTTTCCTTCACGGGATCTATGGCGGCGCTCGGCCACACGGTCGCCGGCGATGAAATCCTGAAAAATGCCTTCGCCAACTATGCCTTCGAGAATTTCGAGGCCGCGGCCTACAAGTCGCTGCTGGTGATCGCCGAAGCCGGCGGACACGGCGCCGCCGTAACCGGCCTTCAGGCAAATCTGGCCGAAGAACTGGCAATGGCGGAATGGATCAACGACAATCTGGTGGCTCTCACCACAAAATTCCTCTCGCTGCGCGAAGCGGGCGAGACAGCGAAGGTTTAGAATCCAACGTATTTTGCGCGCCACGACCCGACGAGCCTAATCGCATGCCGCCCCGCGCTATTGCAAGAGCGGAACCAAAGCGAAATTTGCGAGTTGGTCAGGGTTGGCCGGCTGGCGAGCCGGTAAGCGCGATCT
Coding sequences within it:
- a CDS encoding ferritin-like domain-containing protein, which codes for MAENEIRDIFVIGLRNAHAMENQALSIMKPQLKRIENYPEVAEKLDRHIRETDGQIVRLEEILDGLNEDKSTLKDLALSFTGSMAALGHTVAGDEILKNAFANYAFENFEAAAYKSLLVIAEAGGHGAAVTGLQANLAEELAMAEWINDNLVALTTKFLSLREAGETAKV